In one Pseudarthrobacter oxydans genomic region, the following are encoded:
- a CDS encoding CoA-acylating methylmalonate-semialdehyde dehydrogenase, which translates to MVRELSHFVGGHHAAGLSGRFGDVFDPCTGEVQARVPLAGRDEVQNAVAVAEKAQVEWAAMNPQRRGRIMLRFVDLVNQYIDGLARLLSSEHGKTLADSKGDIQRGLEVVEFAAGAPHLLKGEFSTDAGPGIDIHSLRQPLGVVAGITPFNFPAMIPLWKSGPALAAGNAFILKPSERDPSVPLRLAELYAEAGVPDGVFNVVNGDKEAVDALLEDPRVKAVGFVGSTPVAQYIYATAAAHGKRAQCFGGAKNHMVVMPDADLDQAADALIGAGYGSAGERCMAVSVAVPVGEETANRLVARLQERIKALKVGPSLDKDTDFGPVVTAAAKERIEGYIQAGVDEGATLLADGRGFSVQGHEDGFWIGPTLFDHVSKDMAIYRNEIFGPVLSVVRAADYDEALRLCTDNEFGNGVAIFTRDGDAARDFATRVDVGMVGVNVPIPVPIAYYTFGGWKASGFGDLNQHGADAFRFYTKTKTVTTRWPSGIRNGASFVMPEGS; encoded by the coding sequence ATGGTCCGCGAACTGTCCCATTTTGTCGGCGGCCACCATGCTGCCGGCCTGTCAGGCCGATTTGGCGACGTCTTTGATCCATGCACCGGCGAGGTCCAGGCCCGGGTGCCGCTCGCCGGCCGGGACGAGGTGCAGAACGCAGTAGCTGTCGCGGAAAAGGCGCAGGTGGAGTGGGCGGCCATGAACCCGCAGCGGCGCGGCAGGATCATGCTGCGGTTCGTGGACCTGGTCAACCAGTACATCGATGGGCTCGCCCGGCTGCTCTCCTCCGAACATGGGAAGACCCTCGCCGATTCGAAAGGCGACATCCAGCGCGGCCTGGAAGTGGTGGAGTTCGCTGCCGGCGCGCCGCACTTGCTCAAGGGCGAGTTCTCCACCGATGCGGGCCCGGGGATTGACATCCACTCACTGCGCCAGCCCCTTGGCGTGGTGGCGGGCATCACGCCGTTCAACTTTCCAGCGATGATTCCGCTGTGGAAGTCCGGCCCCGCCCTGGCGGCCGGCAACGCCTTCATCCTGAAACCCTCCGAACGCGATCCCTCCGTGCCCCTCCGCCTGGCCGAGCTGTACGCCGAGGCGGGCGTTCCGGACGGGGTGTTCAATGTGGTGAACGGAGACAAGGAAGCAGTGGACGCCCTGCTCGAGGATCCCCGGGTAAAAGCCGTGGGGTTCGTGGGCTCCACCCCCGTGGCCCAGTACATCTACGCCACGGCTGCGGCCCACGGAAAGCGGGCGCAGTGCTTTGGCGGTGCCAAGAACCACATGGTGGTCATGCCTGATGCGGACCTGGACCAGGCGGCCGACGCCCTCATCGGAGCGGGATACGGCTCAGCCGGCGAGCGCTGCATGGCTGTTTCGGTGGCCGTGCCGGTAGGGGAGGAGACAGCCAACCGGTTGGTGGCCAGGCTCCAGGAACGGATCAAGGCGCTCAAGGTGGGCCCAAGCCTGGACAAGGACACGGACTTTGGCCCGGTGGTCACGGCTGCCGCCAAGGAGCGCATCGAGGGCTACATCCAGGCAGGGGTGGATGAAGGCGCCACGCTGCTGGCCGACGGCCGGGGCTTCAGCGTGCAGGGACATGAAGACGGCTTCTGGATAGGGCCCACCCTTTTCGACCACGTCAGCAAGGACATGGCGATCTACCGCAATGAGATCTTCGGTCCCGTCCTCAGCGTTGTCAGGGCGGCTGATTATGATGAAGCCCTGCGGCTGTGCACTGACAACGAGTTCGGCAACGGCGTCGCGATTTTCACCCGCGACGGTGACGCCGCCAGGGATTTCGCCACCCGGGTGGACGTGGGCATGGTGGGCGTCAATGTGCCCATCCCCGTGCCCATCGCGTATTACACGTTCGGTGGCTGGAAGGCGTCAGGATTCGGCGACCTCAACCAACACGGCGCGGACGCGTTCCGCTTCTACACCAAGACCAAGACGGTGACCACGCGGTGGCCGTCAGGAATACGCAACGGAGCCAGCTTCGTGATGCCGGAAGGAAGCTGA
- a CDS encoding LacI family DNA-binding transcriptional regulator, whose protein sequence is MARTTERSQRGGHSGVSIEDVAAAAGVSTATVSRAVRGLPRVSPATRQKILDVAGDLGYVASSSASGLATGRTRTIGVLAPFVSRWFFSKAIEGADRELHARNYNLSLFNLGGHGSNRERLFSKTMVYKQIDALLVLCMALTHEELDHLQKIDIPLVVVGGHVEECAYIGIDDYAAASAAVRHLIDLGHRDIALLHGDDETDLNFDVPRVRILAFKDVMTAAGLPTRREWDEWGDFTVRSGQEALRRLWSKPGKKPTAIFCASDEMAMGVIFEAARIGVRVPEELSVVGIDNHDFADAMGLTTVGQRPDEQAELATKMLLDELDGQIGSVRSAVAPHELIVRRTTAPPQS, encoded by the coding sequence GTGGCACGCACAACTGAAAGGTCTCAACGGGGAGGCCACAGCGGGGTCAGCATTGAAGACGTAGCGGCCGCCGCAGGAGTGTCCACCGCCACCGTGTCCCGGGCGGTCCGGGGACTGCCCCGGGTGTCCCCGGCAACGCGGCAAAAGATCCTCGACGTCGCAGGAGACCTGGGATACGTTGCCTCCTCCTCCGCGTCCGGCCTGGCCACGGGACGCACCAGGACCATCGGGGTGCTTGCCCCGTTCGTGAGCCGCTGGTTCTTTTCCAAGGCCATCGAGGGCGCGGACCGCGAACTGCACGCCCGCAACTACAACCTTTCGCTGTTCAACCTCGGTGGACACGGGAGCAACCGGGAGCGGCTTTTCAGCAAGACCATGGTCTATAAGCAGATCGATGCCCTGCTGGTGTTGTGTATGGCGCTGACCCACGAAGAGCTGGACCATCTGCAGAAGATCGACATTCCGCTGGTGGTGGTGGGCGGCCATGTCGAAGAGTGCGCCTATATCGGCATTGACGACTATGCCGCTGCATCTGCTGCCGTCCGCCACCTGATCGACCTGGGCCACCGGGATATTGCCCTGCTGCACGGGGACGACGAGACAGACCTGAACTTTGATGTTCCCCGGGTCCGTATCCTTGCGTTCAAGGACGTCATGACGGCCGCCGGCCTCCCCACCCGCCGCGAGTGGGATGAATGGGGTGACTTCACGGTCCGCAGCGGCCAGGAAGCCTTGCGCCGGCTCTGGTCCAAGCCGGGGAAAAAGCCGACTGCCATCTTCTGCGCCTCGGACGAGATGGCCATGGGCGTCATTTTTGAAGCGGCCCGCATCGGCGTGCGGGTCCCGGAGGAACTCTCCGTGGTGGGCATCGATAACCACGATTTCGCCGACGCCATGGGACTGACCACCGTTGGCCAGCGGCCCGATGAGCAGGCAGAGCTGGCCACCAAGATGCTGCTGGACGAACTGGACGGGCAGATCGGCTCCGTGCGGTCCGCCGTCGCGCCCCATGAACTGATTGTCCGAAGGACCACGGCGCCGCCCCAGTCCTGA
- the mmsB gene encoding 3-hydroxyisobutyrate dehydrogenase, producing the protein MPEKYTVAFLGLGHMGGPMAVNLVRAGYPVTGFDVVPAALEAAQAAGVPTAASAEEAVSGADVVLTMFPSGRHVLDAYRGNAGERGLLAAAKPGTMFLDCSTINVDEAREAAALAVGAGHRSVDAPVSGGVVGAEAGTLTFMVGGEDEGVEHVRPLLDVMGKRAVHCGGHGAGQAAKICNNLILGVSMIAVSEAFVLGEKLGLSHQALFDVASAASGQCWALTTNCPVPGPVPTSPANRDYQPGFAGALMAKDLNLALNALKSTGVAARMGPLAAEIYDTFAAGEGAGRDFSGIITDIRNMSGRPDGAEPDNSRTSALQDASGGAPPSAARSAAQDDGSPE; encoded by the coding sequence ATGCCTGAAAAGTACACTGTGGCGTTCCTGGGCCTCGGCCATATGGGCGGGCCCATGGCCGTGAACCTGGTCAGGGCCGGCTACCCCGTGACCGGCTTCGACGTTGTGCCGGCAGCCCTTGAAGCCGCCCAGGCCGCCGGCGTCCCCACTGCGGCGAGCGCGGAGGAAGCAGTATCCGGCGCGGATGTGGTCCTCACGATGTTCCCCAGCGGCCGGCATGTATTGGATGCCTACCGCGGCAACGCCGGAGAACGGGGGCTGCTGGCGGCGGCGAAGCCCGGAACCATGTTCCTGGACTGCTCCACCATCAACGTCGACGAGGCCCGCGAAGCGGCAGCCCTCGCTGTGGGCGCCGGCCACCGGTCAGTGGACGCTCCGGTCTCGGGCGGCGTGGTGGGCGCGGAAGCCGGCACCCTGACCTTCATGGTCGGCGGGGAGGACGAGGGCGTCGAGCACGTCCGTCCGCTGCTCGACGTCATGGGCAAGCGCGCGGTGCACTGCGGGGGGCACGGCGCGGGCCAGGCTGCCAAGATCTGCAACAACCTGATCCTCGGTGTTTCCATGATCGCCGTCAGCGAAGCTTTCGTCCTGGGGGAGAAGCTGGGCCTGAGCCACCAGGCGCTGTTTGATGTGGCGTCTGCAGCGTCCGGGCAGTGCTGGGCGCTCACCACCAACTGCCCGGTCCCCGGCCCCGTTCCCACGAGCCCTGCCAACCGCGACTACCAGCCCGGTTTTGCCGGAGCCCTCATGGCAAAGGACCTCAACCTCGCCCTCAACGCGCTCAAAAGCACCGGGGTGGCGGCGCGGATGGGCCCGCTCGCAGCAGAAATCTACGATACGTTTGCCGCGGGGGAGGGCGCCGGCAGGGACTTCTCGGGCATCATCACGGACATCCGCAACATGTCCGGGCGCCCGGACGGCGCGGAACCAGACAACTCAAGAACCAGTGCACTGCAGGACGCGTCAGGCGGTGCACCACCAAGCGCAGCACGCAGTGCCGCGCAGGACGACGGGAGCCCGGAGTGA
- a CDS encoding carbohydrate ABC transporter permease: MATELGPTPVKPASGAPDVHHGPKGVGEDNAILSQGKWASWLLAPTIIALGIVIVYPIISAIVMSFQKDAGLDPVTGLFTAGGPAGIQNYVNWLGQQCAAPNGGTVACPPGTLGGQFWTATGTTFLFTVITVAFETVLGFWMAMIMARTFKGRGLVRAAVLVPWAIPTAVTAQLWLFMFDFNGIINKLFNVSILWTGSEWPAKWAVIIADTWKTTPFMALLILAGLQMIPAEVYEAAKVDGASAWQRFRLITLPLVKPALMVAILFRTLDALRMFDLPYILTGGANNTTTLSILVINQIRQGFNSAAALSTITFIIIFLVAFIFVRFLGANVVEQSGATGKGKK; the protein is encoded by the coding sequence ATGGCAACCGAATTGGGCCCGACGCCGGTAAAGCCGGCGTCGGGCGCCCCCGATGTACACCACGGTCCCAAAGGTGTAGGCGAAGACAACGCGATCCTCAGCCAGGGCAAATGGGCCTCCTGGCTGTTGGCTCCAACGATCATTGCCCTGGGCATCGTCATTGTTTACCCCATCATCAGCGCCATTGTGATGTCCTTCCAGAAGGATGCGGGGCTGGACCCGGTCACCGGGCTGTTCACGGCCGGGGGCCCAGCGGGTATCCAAAACTACGTCAACTGGCTGGGGCAGCAGTGTGCCGCCCCGAACGGTGGTACCGTCGCTTGCCCGCCGGGCACCCTTGGCGGCCAGTTCTGGACCGCCACCGGAACCACCTTCCTCTTCACGGTCATCACCGTGGCCTTTGAGACAGTGCTTGGCTTCTGGATGGCCATGATCATGGCGCGGACGTTCAAGGGCCGCGGCCTGGTCCGCGCAGCCGTCCTCGTTCCGTGGGCCATCCCCACCGCTGTCACGGCCCAGCTGTGGCTCTTCATGTTCGACTTCAACGGCATCATCAACAAGCTGTTCAACGTTTCCATCCTGTGGACAGGCAGCGAGTGGCCGGCCAAGTGGGCAGTGATCATCGCAGACACCTGGAAAACCACGCCGTTCATGGCGCTGCTGATCCTGGCCGGCCTGCAGATGATCCCGGCAGAGGTCTACGAGGCCGCAAAGGTCGATGGCGCAAGTGCCTGGCAGCGCTTCCGCCTCATCACGCTTCCGCTGGTGAAGCCCGCGCTGATGGTGGCCATCCTGTTCCGCACCCTGGATGCCCTGCGTATGTTCGACCTTCCCTACATCCTGACCGGCGGTGCCAATAACACCACCACACTGTCCATCCTGGTGATCAACCAGATCAGGCAAGGGTTCAACTCGGCAGCTGCCTTGTCCACCATTACGTTCATCATCATTTTCCTGGTCGCATTCATCTTCGTCCGCTTCCTCGGTGCGAACGTCGTGGAACAAAGCGGAGCCACCGGTAAGGGGAAGAAATGA
- a CDS encoding carbohydrate ABC transporter permease has protein sequence MTTTTASTALRAQQDKGRKAAQTREKWASARTYISAVVILIWCLAPAYWMVVTAFREVGFTYDTTPWPTHVTMDNFTTAFDTSFGNQFGRALGNSIIIGVTVTVISLVIGVFAAYALARLNFRFKYLVLGFILGASMFPGVALITPLFQLFTNIGWMGTYQALIIPNISFVLPLTVYTLTSFFREMPWELEESARVDGCTQGQAFRKVIMPLAAPAIFTTAILAFISSWNEFLIASQLSNEATKPVTVAIASFAGAQPNQIPYTAIMAAGTIVTIPLVILVLVFQRKIVAGLTAGAVK, from the coding sequence ATGACAACCACAACTGCCTCCACGGCATTGCGGGCGCAGCAGGACAAGGGCCGCAAGGCCGCCCAGACCCGGGAAAAGTGGGCGAGCGCCCGTACGTACATCAGCGCCGTCGTGATCCTGATCTGGTGCCTTGCACCGGCTTACTGGATGGTGGTGACGGCGTTCCGCGAGGTCGGCTTCACCTACGACACAACGCCTTGGCCGACGCACGTGACCATGGACAACTTCACCACTGCGTTCGATACGTCCTTCGGCAACCAGTTCGGCCGGGCCCTTGGCAACAGCATCATTATCGGTGTGACGGTCACAGTGATCTCGCTGGTGATCGGCGTCTTCGCCGCCTATGCACTGGCACGCCTGAACTTCCGGTTCAAGTACCTCGTGCTGGGGTTCATCCTGGGCGCCTCCATGTTCCCCGGTGTTGCCCTGATCACCCCGCTGTTCCAGCTTTTCACCAACATAGGCTGGATGGGCACCTACCAGGCCCTGATCATCCCGAACATCTCCTTCGTCCTGCCGCTCACCGTCTACACACTGACCTCCTTCTTCCGCGAGATGCCGTGGGAGCTTGAGGAATCAGCCCGCGTTGACGGCTGCACGCAGGGCCAGGCGTTCCGGAAAGTGATCATGCCGCTGGCCGCCCCGGCCATCTTCACCACGGCGATCCTGGCCTTCATCTCCTCCTGGAATGAATTCCTCATCGCCAGCCAGTTGTCGAATGAGGCAACGAAGCCCGTCACGGTTGCCATCGCCAGCTTCGCCGGCGCGCAGCCCAACCAGATCCCCTACACCGCCATCATGGCCGCGGGCACCATTGTCACCATTCCTCTGGTGATCCTGGTGCTTGTCTTCCAGCGCAAGATCGTTGCCGGCCTGACGGCTGGTGCGGTCAAGTGA
- a CDS encoding enoyl-CoA hydratase/isomerase family protein: MANSAADGAGSPSGAAGSNAEVLFERRGRLGVVTLNRPKAVNALTAGMVGALLEQLTLWADDDGVATVLVQGAGSRGLCAGGDIVAIYEDMLAGGGRTAHFWETEYQVNSLIARYPKPYVALMDGLVLGGGVGISAHGSVRVVTERTRTGMPETTIGFAPDVGGTFLLSRAPGEAGTHAALTGAHLTAADALFLGLASHFVPSEKLPALVAALEDETADAAVGRYRVEAPPSVLEGQRDWIDSCYASDDAEDIVRRLRGYQGGKSAEALQAADTIEAKSPTSVKVTLASLRRIRGRTLDEALAQEYRVGLRFLSAPDFREGIRAQVVDKDRNPRWKPPTLAEVEPGLVDRFFEPLGSRELDLNSVDLQLKEPDHA, translated from the coding sequence ATGGCAAACAGCGCAGCAGACGGTGCCGGGAGCCCCTCCGGAGCTGCAGGCAGCAACGCCGAGGTGCTGTTCGAGCGCCGCGGCCGGCTGGGGGTGGTGACCCTCAACCGGCCCAAGGCGGTGAATGCGCTTACGGCGGGGATGGTTGGCGCGCTTTTGGAGCAGCTCACCCTGTGGGCGGACGACGACGGCGTTGCCACGGTCCTGGTGCAGGGCGCCGGCAGCCGTGGCCTCTGTGCCGGCGGCGACATCGTGGCAATCTACGAAGACATGCTGGCGGGCGGTGGCAGGACGGCGCATTTCTGGGAGACGGAGTATCAGGTCAATTCCCTCATTGCCCGGTATCCCAAGCCCTATGTGGCATTGATGGACGGGCTGGTGTTGGGCGGGGGCGTTGGCATTTCCGCGCACGGGTCCGTCCGGGTGGTCACCGAGCGCACCCGGACGGGGATGCCGGAAACCACCATCGGCTTTGCCCCCGACGTGGGCGGGACCTTCCTCCTGTCCCGCGCCCCCGGGGAAGCCGGAACCCATGCCGCCCTGACGGGCGCGCATCTGACCGCAGCGGACGCCCTGTTCCTTGGCCTGGCCAGCCACTTTGTCCCGTCCGAAAAGCTGCCTGCCCTGGTGGCGGCGCTGGAGGACGAGACGGCGGACGCCGCCGTCGGGCGTTACCGGGTGGAAGCCCCGCCCTCCGTGCTGGAGGGGCAGCGGGACTGGATCGACAGCTGCTATGCCTCGGACGACGCCGAGGACATTGTGCGGCGCCTGCGCGGCTACCAAGGGGGCAAGAGCGCCGAAGCCCTGCAGGCCGCCGATACCATCGAGGCGAAGTCGCCCACGTCGGTCAAGGTCACGCTGGCCTCCCTGCGCAGGATCAGGGGCCGGACACTGGATGAGGCCCTGGCCCAGGAATACCGCGTGGGCCTCCGGTTCCTGTCTGCGCCGGACTTCCGGGAGGGCATCCGGGCGCAGGTGGTGGACAAGGACCGGAACCCCCGCTGGAAGCCGCCCACCCTGGCCGAGGTGGAACCGGGCCTGGTGGACCGCTTTTTCGAGCCGCTGGGCAGCAGGGAATTGGACCTCAACAGCGTGGACCTGCAGCTAAAGGAGCCTGACCATGCCTGA
- a CDS encoding ABC transporter substrate-binding protein, giving the protein MKTPRFLLPAATAGVLALSLTACGGGGGGGTTGGGGTDAEKNLDSRGPITYVQGKDNSNVVRPLIEKWNAAHPDEKVTFKEQTDQADQQHDDLVQNFQAKNADYDVASVDVVWTAEFAAKGWLQPLKDKMAVETKGMLEPTVEAGSYKGTLYAAPVSSDGGILYYRKDLVPEAPKTWDEMMGMCSIAKQNNMGCYSGQFKQYEGLTVNASEAINSAGGSVLNDQGKPNLNTPEAEKGLNNLVEAFKNGNIPAEAITYQEEESRRAFQEGKLLFLRNWPYVYNLATTEGSSKVKDVLGMAALPGKDGPGASSLGGHSAAISVYSDHKATSLDFVKFLIAEEQQKFFATKGSLAPVFGALYEDKELVAKLPYLPVLKTSIENAVPRPVTPFYPAVTQAIQENAYAALKGEKPAKDALSDMQKSIESAGAGS; this is encoded by the coding sequence ATGAAAACCCCTAGATTCCTACTGCCGGCTGCAACCGCCGGTGTCCTGGCCCTGTCCCTGACCGCATGCGGCGGCGGAGGCGGCGGCGGGACCACTGGCGGCGGCGGTACCGACGCCGAAAAGAACCTGGACAGCCGGGGTCCCATTACGTACGTCCAAGGCAAAGACAACAGCAATGTGGTGCGTCCCCTGATCGAAAAGTGGAATGCTGCCCACCCGGACGAGAAGGTCACGTTCAAGGAGCAGACGGACCAGGCCGACCAGCAGCATGACGACCTGGTACAGAACTTCCAGGCCAAGAACGCTGACTACGATGTGGCAAGCGTGGATGTCGTGTGGACCGCCGAGTTCGCAGCCAAGGGGTGGCTGCAGCCCCTCAAGGACAAGATGGCCGTAGAAACCAAGGGAATGCTTGAACCCACGGTCGAAGCCGGTTCGTACAAGGGCACTCTGTACGCAGCCCCGGTGTCTTCCGATGGCGGCATCCTGTACTACCGCAAGGACCTTGTGCCGGAAGCACCCAAGACGTGGGACGAGATGATGGGGATGTGCTCCATCGCTAAGCAGAACAACATGGGCTGCTACTCGGGACAGTTCAAGCAGTATGAAGGCCTCACGGTCAATGCTTCCGAGGCCATCAACTCGGCCGGCGGATCCGTCCTTAATGACCAGGGCAAGCCGAACCTGAACACCCCTGAGGCAGAAAAGGGCCTCAACAACCTGGTTGAGGCCTTCAAGAACGGGAACATCCCGGCCGAGGCCATCACCTACCAGGAAGAGGAAAGCCGCCGCGCTTTCCAGGAAGGCAAGCTGCTCTTCCTCCGCAACTGGCCCTACGTCTACAACCTGGCCACCACTGAAGGTTCCTCCAAGGTGAAGGACGTGCTGGGCATGGCTGCCCTGCCGGGCAAGGACGGCCCCGGTGCCTCCTCCCTCGGCGGCCACAGCGCAGCCATCAGCGTCTACTCGGACCACAAGGCAACTTCCCTGGACTTCGTGAAGTTCCTGATCGCGGAAGAGCAGCAGAAGTTCTTCGCCACGAAGGGTTCGCTGGCTCCGGTCTTCGGTGCACTGTATGAAGACAAGGAACTGGTTGCCAAGCTTCCGTACCTGCCGGTGCTGAAGACCTCCATCGAGAACGCTGTTCCCCGTCCGGTAACCCCGTTCTACCCGGCTGTTACGCAGGCGATCCAGGAAAACGCCTACGCTGCACTGAAGGGTGAGAAGCCGGCCAAGGACGCGCTGTCTGACATGCAGAAGTCCATCGAGTCCGCTGGCGCAGGATCGTAG
- a CDS encoding glycoside hydrolase family 13 protein, translating to MSNPAVPASDASHEWWTDAVVYQIYPRSFADGNGDGMGDLRGVMDRLPYLERLGVDAIWLSPFYKSPQADGGYDVADYRQVDPLFGSLADFDAMLHETHRRGMKVIVDLVPNHTSDEHAWFREALAAPPGSPERDRYIFRPGKDEVPGSGDGNRAPNNWKSIFGGPAWTRITEADGSPGEWYLHLFDTKQPDLNWDNQEVQEEMRSVLRFWLDRGADGFRVDVAHGMVKEAGLPDWDGVAAMVEGTSAEGKVEVHREPSLPGDAPGAHTNAEEPHRAVSPVYPPSPFFDQDGVHEIYRDWHRVLSEYGSDRMMVAEAWVEPAERLALYVRPDEMQQAFNFDFLMAGWDAERMSEAIDASLKAAAAVGAPCTWVLSNHDTVRHSTRFGLKDPTTFPKGIAADDEQPDAALGLARARAATLVELALPGSAYLYQGEELGLPEHTTLPPEARQDPTFFRTQGAETGRDGCRVPLPWAAELPGYGFSQSFQGEAAPPWLPQPESFGPLAADQQEIEEGSTLELYRAALAFRSARNLGKGSLEWAEVHAPESGLLGFHNGDVLVLANMGFASAPIPEGYSVELSSGTEPASEWGQMDEVPVDCAVYLTRN from the coding sequence ATGTCCAACCCGGCCGTTCCTGCCTCCGACGCTTCCCATGAATGGTGGACTGACGCCGTCGTCTACCAGATCTACCCCCGGTCTTTCGCGGACGGCAACGGCGACGGCATGGGCGATTTGCGCGGGGTGATGGACCGCTTGCCCTACCTGGAACGGCTGGGCGTGGATGCAATCTGGCTGTCCCCCTTCTACAAGTCGCCGCAGGCCGACGGCGGCTATGACGTGGCCGATTACCGCCAGGTTGACCCCCTGTTCGGGTCCCTGGCGGACTTCGATGCGATGTTGCATGAAACTCACCGGCGGGGCATGAAGGTCATCGTTGACCTGGTCCCCAACCACACCTCTGACGAACACGCGTGGTTCCGGGAGGCCCTCGCTGCGCCGCCGGGATCCCCTGAACGCGACCGTTACATCTTTCGCCCCGGGAAGGACGAAGTACCCGGATCCGGCGACGGCAACCGGGCACCGAACAACTGGAAATCGATTTTCGGAGGACCGGCCTGGACCCGGATCACCGAAGCGGACGGCTCCCCGGGCGAGTGGTACCTCCACCTGTTCGACACGAAGCAACCGGACCTGAACTGGGACAACCAGGAAGTGCAGGAGGAGATGCGCTCCGTACTCCGCTTCTGGCTGGACCGCGGAGCGGACGGTTTCCGGGTGGACGTTGCGCACGGCATGGTCAAGGAGGCCGGCCTGCCCGACTGGGACGGGGTGGCGGCAATGGTTGAAGGTACCTCGGCTGAGGGCAAAGTGGAGGTGCACAGGGAACCGTCGCTGCCAGGCGATGCGCCCGGCGCACATACCAATGCCGAAGAACCCCACCGCGCCGTATCTCCCGTTTATCCGCCGTCGCCCTTCTTCGACCAGGACGGAGTGCACGAGATTTACCGTGACTGGCACCGCGTCCTGTCGGAGTACGGCAGCGACCGGATGATGGTGGCCGAAGCCTGGGTGGAACCAGCAGAGCGGCTGGCGCTTTACGTCCGGCCGGACGAAATGCAGCAGGCCTTCAACTTCGACTTCCTGATGGCCGGGTGGGATGCAGAACGGATGTCAGAGGCGATCGACGCATCCCTGAAGGCCGCCGCAGCCGTGGGGGCACCGTGCACCTGGGTGCTGAGCAACCACGACACCGTCCGCCATTCCACCCGGTTCGGCCTCAAGGATCCCACCACCTTTCCCAAGGGCATCGCAGCGGACGATGAGCAGCCGGATGCCGCCCTTGGACTGGCCCGGGCCCGGGCGGCCACCCTGGTGGAGCTGGCGCTGCCGGGTTCCGCCTACCTGTACCAGGGCGAGGAACTGGGGCTCCCTGAGCACACCACGCTCCCCCCGGAGGCCCGCCAGGACCCTACCTTTTTCAGGACGCAGGGGGCAGAAACCGGCCGCGACGGCTGCCGGGTCCCGCTGCCCTGGGCGGCGGAACTACCTGGTTATGGCTTCTCACAGTCCTTCCAGGGCGAAGCGGCCCCGCCCTGGCTTCCGCAGCCCGAAAGCTTCGGTCCGCTCGCAGCGGACCAGCAGGAAATCGAGGAAGGCTCCACGCTGGAGCTGTACCGGGCTGCACTGGCGTTCCGGTCCGCCCGGAACCTGGGCAAGGGTTCCCTTGAATGGGCCGAGGTCCACGCTCCGGAAAGCGGCCTGCTGGGCTTCCACAACGGAGATGTGCTGGTCCTGGCCAACATGGGCTTTGCCTCCGCGCCCATCCCTGAGGGCTATTCCGTGGAGCTGTCCAGCGGCACGGAGCCGGCCTCGGAATGGGGCCAAATGGATGAGGTGCCCGTGGACTGCGCCGTCTACCTCACCCGGAACTAG
- a CDS encoding exodeoxyribonuclease III encodes MKIATWNVNSLRARADRVEAWLQRSDCDVLAIQETKCKDENFPWELFERMGYEVAHFGVNQWNGVAIASRVGLDDVERTFLDQPSFGKAGKDPVQEARAMAATCAGIRIWSLYVPNGRSLDDEHMPYKLKWLESLKTHAQELVTQNPEAQVALMGDWNIAPFDEDVWDIDLFVNNRYTHVSPPERAAFHAFESAGFTDVVRPYTPGPGVYTYWDYTQLRFPKKEGMRIDFVLASPALAARVTGASIDREERKGKGASDHAPVLVELAD; translated from the coding sequence GTGAAGATTGCTACCTGGAACGTGAACTCCCTCCGTGCCCGCGCCGACCGCGTCGAAGCCTGGCTTCAGCGCAGCGACTGCGATGTCCTGGCCATCCAGGAGACCAAGTGCAAGGATGAAAACTTTCCGTGGGAACTCTTTGAGCGGATGGGCTACGAGGTTGCCCACTTCGGCGTCAACCAGTGGAACGGGGTGGCCATCGCTTCCCGCGTGGGGCTGGACGACGTGGAGCGCACCTTCCTGGACCAGCCCTCGTTCGGCAAGGCCGGCAAGGACCCCGTGCAGGAGGCCCGGGCCATGGCCGCCACCTGCGCCGGTATCCGCATCTGGAGCCTCTACGTCCCCAATGGCCGTTCCCTGGACGACGAACACATGCCGTACAAGCTCAAGTGGCTGGAGAGCCTGAAGACGCACGCCCAGGAACTGGTCACGCAGAACCCCGAAGCCCAGGTGGCCCTGATGGGCGATTGGAACATCGCCCCGTTCGACGAGGACGTCTGGGACATCGACCTCTTCGTCAACAACCGGTACACCCACGTCAGCCCGCCCGAGCGAGCCGCCTTCCACGCTTTCGAGTCGGCAGGCTTCACCGACGTAGTGCGCCCCTACACCCCGGGCCCGGGCGTATACACGTACTGGGATTACACCCAGCTGCGCTTTCCCAAAAAAGAGGGCATGCGGATCGACTTCGTGCTGGCCAGCCCGGCCCTGGCGGCGCGCGTGACCGGCGCTTCGATCGACCGCGAGGAGCGCAAGGGCAAGGGCGCCTCGGACCACGCCCCCGTGCTGGTGGAACTGGCGGACTGA